One region of Niallia sp. Man26 genomic DNA includes:
- a CDS encoding UPF0223 family protein, with translation MEYQYPIDIDWSTEEIVEVVKFFECIEAAYEKGIEKEALMEQYKLFKKIVPGKAQEKNVCDEFEEVSGYSTYRTIKKAKEAEAGTKIKMP, from the coding sequence ATGGAATATCAATACCCGATAGATATTGATTGGTCAACAGAGGAAATAGTTGAGGTAGTAAAGTTTTTTGAATGCATCGAAGCAGCATATGAGAAGGGGATTGAAAAGGAAGCACTTATGGAACAGTATAAGTTGTTCAAAAAAATTGTCCCTGGTAAAGCACAAGAAAAAAATGTATGTGATGAATTTGAAGAAGTCAGCGGCTATTCTACGTATCGCACTATAAAGAAGGCGAAGGAAGCGGAAGCTGGAACTAAAATAAAAATGCCTTAA
- a CDS encoding FtsW/RodA/SpoVE family cell cycle protein has protein sequence MFKKILKSYDYTLIVAMVLLSLFGVIMIYSASMVSSVQYYGEDSSSFFYKKQILNLLVAGVAFIVVALFPYKAFMSNRFLVPMVFISLIGLFGVFVLGHVAGNAQSWYKLGTASLQPAEFVKLSVIVYLSAIYAKKQSYINEFNRGVAPPLAYLLLVCMLVGLQPDFGTAAIIFMIAATIIICSGMSLKNLSKLAGIGLAVVAIAVVVLQLFGKDVLTEKQLSRIFVFMDSPFAEDMVQSTGYQMSNSLIAIGGGGLKGLGLGQGIQKLGYLTDGHTDFIMAVIAEELGIFGVGFVVVCLSYIVLRGIYIGLKCKDPFGSLLAIGISSMIGIQSFINIGGVSGVIPLTGVPLPFVSYGGSSLVQLAIGMGILLNVSMFTKYEKVYKNREEAVPEVPLRKRIAQQERI, from the coding sequence ATGTTCAAAAAAATCTTAAAATCATATGATTATACACTGATTGTTGCAATGGTATTACTTTCTCTATTTGGAGTAATTATGATATACAGTGCCAGTATGGTATCATCTGTCCAATATTATGGGGAAGACAGCAGCAGTTTCTTTTATAAGAAACAGATTCTTAACTTGCTTGTGGCAGGAGTGGCCTTTATTGTTGTCGCCCTTTTTCCTTATAAGGCATTTATGAGCAATAGATTTCTCGTTCCCATGGTTTTTATATCGTTAATTGGTCTTTTCGGTGTTTTTGTTCTTGGTCATGTGGCAGGAAATGCACAAAGCTGGTATAAGCTTGGAACGGCAAGCCTGCAGCCTGCGGAATTCGTTAAGCTGTCGGTGATTGTTTATCTCTCCGCCATCTATGCGAAAAAGCAATCTTACATAAACGAATTTAACAGAGGGGTTGCACCTCCGCTCGCATACTTATTGCTTGTATGTATGCTTGTCGGCTTACAGCCTGACTTTGGAACAGCAGCGATAATCTTCATGATTGCGGCAACGATTATTATCTGTTCCGGAATGAGTTTGAAGAACTTGTCAAAGCTAGCCGGCATCGGCCTTGCTGTAGTGGCAATTGCTGTAGTAGTTCTTCAGCTTTTTGGCAAAGATGTCTTGACTGAAAAGCAGCTGAGCAGGATTTTCGTATTTATGGATTCGCCTTTTGCTGAAGACATGGTCCAATCCACCGGCTACCAAATGAGCAACTCGCTTATTGCCATAGGCGGAGGAGGCTTAAAAGGTCTTGGATTAGGACAGGGTATACAAAAGCTCGGATATTTAACAGACGGCCACACAGACTTCATTATGGCGGTAATTGCAGAAGAGCTCGGTATTTTTGGAGTAGGCTTTGTAGTCGTATGCTTAAGCTATATCGTGTTAAGAGGTATATATATTGGATTGAAATGCAAAGATCCTTTTGGCAGCCTCCTTGCAATCGGGATTTCAAGCATGATTGGCATCCAGTCTTTCATTAACATCGGCGGTGTGTCAGGAGTGATACCTCTAACAGGTGTTCCGCTCCCTTTCGTAAGCTACGGAGGGTCATCGCTTGTACAGCTCGCCATAGGCATGGGAATATTGCTGAATGTTTCGATGTTCACTAAATATGAAAAAGTGTATAAAAATCGAGAAGAGGCTGTTCCTGAGGTTCCTTTGAGAAAAAGAATCGCACAGCAGGAAAGAATCTAG
- the typA gene encoding translational GTPase TypA, whose amino-acid sequence MKIREDIRNIAIIAHVDHGKTTLVDQLLKQSGTFRTNEHVDERAMDSNDLERERGITILAKNTAIQYKDTRINILDTPGHADFGGEVERIMKMVDGVLLVVDAYEGCMPQTRFVLKKALEQNLTPIVVVNKIDRDFARPTEVIDEVLDLFIELDASEEQLEFPVIYASAINGTASTNPEQQDENMQSLYDAVVEHIPAPVDNRDEPLQFQVSLLDYNDYVGRIGIGRVFRGTMKVGQQVALMKLDGTVKQFRVTKIFGFFGLKRQEVEEAYAGDLIAVSGMEDINVGETVCPVEHQEALPVLRIDEPTLQMTFLVNNSPFAGREGKYLTSRKIEERLRAQLETDVSLRVENTDSPDAWTVSGRGELHLSILIENMRREGYELQVSKPEVIVRTIDGVRCEPIERVQIDVPEEHTGSVMESIGARKGEMLDMINNGNGQVRLIFNVPARGLIGYTTEFLTLTRGYGIINHTFDSYQPMASGQVGGRRQGVLVSMESGKASTYGIMQVEDRGIIFVEAGTEIYEGMIVGEHTRENDITVNITKVKQATNIRSANKDQTATMKKPRIMTLEESLEYLNDDEYCEVTPESIRLRKKILDKSERERVAKKKKLADQ is encoded by the coding sequence TTGAAGATTAGAGAAGATATTCGTAATATCGCTATTATTGCCCACGTTGACCATGGGAAAACAACGCTAGTTGACCAGCTGTTAAAACAATCTGGTACATTCCGTACGAATGAACATGTAGATGAGCGTGCAATGGATTCAAATGATTTAGAAAGAGAACGCGGTATTACAATCCTTGCAAAAAATACTGCAATTCAATATAAAGATACAAGAATCAACATCTTGGATACTCCAGGACATGCTGACTTCGGTGGAGAAGTAGAACGTATCATGAAAATGGTTGATGGTGTGCTTCTTGTTGTCGATGCATATGAAGGCTGTATGCCACAAACACGTTTCGTTCTTAAAAAGGCGCTTGAGCAAAACTTAACGCCAATCGTCGTAGTTAACAAAATTGACCGTGATTTCGCACGTCCAACAGAAGTTATCGACGAAGTACTTGATTTGTTCATTGAACTTGATGCATCTGAAGAGCAGCTTGAATTCCCAGTTATATATGCTTCTGCAATTAACGGAACTGCAAGCACAAACCCAGAGCAGCAAGATGAAAACATGCAATCATTATATGATGCAGTTGTTGAGCATATTCCAGCTCCAGTTGATAATAGAGATGAGCCGCTTCAATTCCAAGTATCTCTTCTTGACTACAATGACTATGTAGGACGTATCGGAATTGGCCGCGTATTCCGCGGAACAATGAAAGTAGGTCAGCAAGTTGCTTTAATGAAGCTTGATGGAACGGTAAAACAATTCCGTGTAACAAAAATCTTTGGTTTCTTCGGTCTGAAAAGACAAGAGGTAGAAGAAGCTTATGCTGGAGACTTGATTGCAGTTTCTGGAATGGAAGACATCAACGTAGGAGAAACAGTATGTCCTGTTGAGCATCAAGAAGCATTGCCTGTATTGCGCATTGATGAGCCGACATTGCAAATGACATTCCTAGTGAATAACAGCCCATTTGCAGGTAGAGAAGGTAAATACCTGACTTCAAGAAAAATTGAAGAAAGACTTCGTGCACAATTAGAAACAGATGTAAGCTTGCGTGTAGAAAACACAGATTCTCCTGATGCATGGACAGTATCTGGACGCGGTGAATTGCATTTGTCTATCTTGATTGAGAACATGCGCCGTGAAGGTTATGAACTACAAGTTTCTAAGCCAGAAGTTATCGTTCGTACTATCGATGGAGTTCGTTGTGAGCCAATCGAGCGCGTACAAATCGATGTGCCAGAAGAGCATACTGGAAGCGTTATGGAGTCTATCGGTGCCCGCAAAGGTGAAATGCTAGATATGATCAACAATGGTAACGGCCAAGTTCGTTTGATCTTCAATGTACCTGCACGCGGACTAATCGGATATACTACTGAGTTCTTAACACTAACTCGCGGTTACGGAATCATCAACCACACATTTGACAGCTACCAGCCAATGGCTTCAGGTCAAGTAGGCGGAAGACGTCAAGGTGTGCTTGTCAGCATGGAATCTGGTAAAGCATCTACTTACGGTATCATGCAAGTAGAAGACCGCGGTATCATTTTCGTAGAAGCTGGTACAGAAATCTATGAAGGAATGATCGTCGGAGAACACACTCGTGAAAATGACATCACTGTTAATATCACGAAAGTAAAACAAGCGACAAACATCCGCTCAGCAAACAAAGACCAAACAGCTACAATGAAAAAACCAAGAATCATGACTTTGGAAGAATCTTTAGAATACTTGAATGACGATGAGTATTGTGAAGTAACGCCTGAATCTATCCGTCTTCGTAAGAAGATCCTTGATAAATCAGAGCGTGAACGTGTAGCGAAAAAGAAAAAGCTTGCTGATCAATAA
- a CDS encoding DUF1054 domain-containing protein, translated as MKFAGFNKNDFETFTIDGLEERMEAIQTRIQPKFKEIGQELTDSLSSKLGIEMHLHIAKHARRTVNPPKDTWMAIAGNKRGYKQHPHFQLGLFDDHVFIWLAYIYELPNKSSIANVFLENMERFSTEIPGDFVVSMDHMKKESFPIAEIDLQKALERFRDVKKAEFLVGRHFDANDPILQDGAKFAELVDNTYETLLPFYKLSI; from the coding sequence ATGAAATTTGCTGGTTTTAACAAAAACGATTTCGAAACATTTACAATAGATGGTTTAGAGGAAAGAATGGAAGCAATCCAAACTCGCATACAGCCGAAATTTAAGGAGATTGGTCAAGAGCTGACTGACAGCCTTTCAAGCAAGCTAGGAATCGAAATGCATTTGCATATTGCGAAGCATGCACGCCGCACCGTAAATCCTCCGAAGGATACATGGATGGCAATTGCAGGGAACAAACGAGGCTATAAGCAGCATCCGCATTTCCAGCTTGGATTATTTGATGATCATGTATTTATATGGCTTGCCTATATTTACGAGCTGCCAAACAAAAGCAGCATCGCAAATGTATTTTTAGAGAATATGGAGCGATTCTCTACAGAAATCCCAGGAGATTTTGTAGTATCAATGGATCATATGAAAAAGGAGTCTTTCCCAATAGCTGAAATTGACTTACAAAAGGCATTGGAAAGATTCAGAGATGTCAAAAAAGCCGAATTCCTTGTTGGCAGACATTTCGATGCAAATGATCCAATCTTACAAGACGGAGCAAAGTTTGCTGAATTAGTGGACAACACATATGAAACGTTGCTGCCATTTTATAAACTATCCATCTAA
- a CDS encoding inositol monophosphatase family protein: protein MTNWQEVDTYAKLWIKEAGDRIKKSFTKELVVETKSNKNDLVTEIDKGTEQFLISKIKEVYPEHHILGEEGMSSGVNDLKGVVWIIDPIDGTMNFVHMQRDFAISIGIYEDGVGQIGLIYDVVADELYHVRKGNGVYMNKTKLKPLKPTKVEEAIIGLNATWVTENKRIDPKYLAPLTKDARGTRSFGSACLELAYIAAGRMDAYITLRLSPWDYAAGKIMVEELGGKVTSLKNEELDMLTQNSFFASKPDLHEEILQNYLNNGKW, encoded by the coding sequence ATGACAAATTGGCAAGAGGTCGATACATATGCGAAACTTTGGATTAAAGAAGCGGGGGATAGGATAAAAAAATCCTTCACCAAAGAATTAGTAGTAGAAACAAAATCTAACAAAAATGACTTAGTTACAGAAATAGACAAAGGGACAGAGCAATTCCTAATAAGTAAAATAAAAGAGGTATACCCGGAACATCATATTCTAGGCGAAGAGGGCATGTCATCAGGAGTTAATGACCTGAAAGGGGTTGTCTGGATTATTGACCCGATTGATGGAACGATGAATTTCGTCCATATGCAACGGGACTTTGCCATATCAATCGGAATATACGAAGATGGAGTCGGCCAAATCGGACTTATTTATGATGTAGTCGCTGATGAACTTTATCATGTGAGAAAAGGGAACGGCGTATATATGAACAAAACGAAATTGAAGCCGTTAAAGCCTACTAAAGTGGAAGAAGCTATCATCGGCTTGAATGCAACATGGGTAACGGAGAATAAAAGGATTGATCCTAAATATCTTGCTCCGCTTACGAAGGATGCAAGAGGCACCCGCTCGTTTGGTTCAGCTTGTCTGGAGCTTGCCTATATCGCAGCAGGACGAATGGATGCCTATATAACGTTAAGGCTGTCTCCGTGGGATTATGCTGCAGGCAAGATAATGGTCGAGGAGCTCGGCGGTAAAGTAACCAGTCTCAAAAATGAAGAACTTGATATGCTGACGCAAAATTCATTCTTTGCCTCAAAACCAGATCTTCATGAAGAGATATTGCAAAACTATTTAAATAATGGAAAATGGTGA
- a CDS encoding peptidyl-prolyl cis-trans isomerase: protein MNQIMQVKGLVAFPITIDPSVWIFDDRKKTSEEIFALTQSESDLEAYTKEVSKHWDRELLEGAHLPEKAAGKKFKKQEIITGTFYMPLAPFIKNAEPLKEAEQIVIQSAEKELTYPLSVVDEMVLLFCKNGKPLTDSGPIHLFFKNKGIDQTPLTSITGFELT from the coding sequence ATGAACCAAATCATGCAAGTAAAGGGATTAGTCGCATTTCCAATTACTATCGATCCAAGTGTTTGGATTTTTGATGACCGAAAAAAAACAAGTGAGGAAATATTTGCTTTGACGCAATCTGAGTCTGATTTGGAAGCATATACGAAAGAGGTTTCGAAGCACTGGGACCGGGAATTGCTTGAAGGTGCACATTTGCCTGAAAAAGCTGCAGGAAAAAAATTTAAAAAACAAGAGATAATAACAGGTACATTTTACATGCCGCTTGCGCCTTTTATAAAAAATGCCGAGCCATTAAAAGAAGCAGAGCAAATTGTGATCCAATCTGCAGAAAAGGAGCTTACTTACCCACTAAGCGTTGTAGATGAGATGGTGCTGCTTTTCTGCAAAAACGGAAAGCCGCTAACGGACAGCGGACCTATTCATTTATTTTTTAAAAACAAAGGAATAGACCAAACGCCGTTAACGTCCATCACAGGATTTGAACTTACTTAA
- a CDS encoding PhoH family protein — MSKIYVLDTNVLLQDPYSIFSFEENDVVIPAVVLEEVDSKKRYMDEIGRNARQISRLIDNLRESGKLHERIPLENGGTLRIELNHRSFHQLQEIFVEKTNDNRILAVAKNLSLEEEKKEDGRTVILVSKDTLVRVKADAIGLESEDFLSDRVVENDHLYTGFTDVQVTLDILNKFYEKGQLLISELGAGYNTGAFYPNQFILLKDVLGSSSSALAVVDATRKYVKKLIFDHEHIWGIRPRNVQQTMAIELLLKRDLPLVTLIGKAGTGKTLLALASGLMQTEDYGDYKKLLVARPIVPMGKDLGFLPGEKEEKLRPWMQPIFDNLEYLFNTKKPGELEAILAGMGSIEVEALTYIRGRSIPDQFIIIDEAQNLTKHEVKTILTRVGEGSKIVLMGDPEQIDHPYLDAFNNGLTYVVERFKDQQIAGHVKLVKGERSGLAQLAADLL, encoded by the coding sequence TTGAGTAAAATTTATGTTTTAGATACAAATGTCTTGTTACAGGATCCTTATTCCATTTTTTCTTTTGAAGAAAATGATGTAGTCATTCCAGCAGTAGTTTTAGAAGAGGTAGACAGCAAAAAAAGGTATATGGATGAAATAGGGAGGAATGCAAGACAAATATCCAGACTAATTGACAATCTAAGAGAATCAGGAAAGCTGCATGAAAGAATACCACTCGAAAATGGCGGCACATTACGAATCGAATTGAACCATCGCTCTTTTCACCAGCTGCAGGAAATTTTTGTGGAGAAAACAAACGATAACCGCATTCTGGCAGTTGCAAAAAACTTGTCTTTAGAGGAAGAGAAAAAAGAGGATGGACGAACTGTCATACTGGTTAGTAAGGATACGCTCGTCCGAGTGAAGGCAGATGCAATCGGCCTTGAATCAGAGGATTTTCTGAGCGACCGGGTGGTGGAAAACGATCATCTTTATACTGGTTTTACGGATGTACAAGTAACCTTAGATATATTAAATAAGTTTTATGAAAAAGGGCAGCTGCTTATTTCTGAATTGGGAGCTGGTTATAATACAGGAGCTTTTTATCCAAATCAATTTATCCTCCTGAAGGATGTACTTGGTTCGTCCTCATCAGCGTTAGCAGTGGTGGATGCAACTCGTAAGTATGTGAAGAAGCTCATTTTTGATCATGAACATATATGGGGAATTCGTCCGAGAAATGTTCAGCAGACGATGGCGATTGAACTGCTGCTGAAAAGAGACTTGCCGCTTGTCACATTGATTGGCAAGGCTGGAACAGGTAAAACTTTGCTTGCATTAGCATCAGGTCTGATGCAGACAGAGGATTATGGAGATTATAAAAAACTGCTTGTTGCAAGACCGATTGTACCAATGGGGAAGGACTTAGGTTTTCTTCCTGGAGAAAAGGAAGAGAAGCTGAGACCTTGGATGCAGCCTATCTTTGATAATCTGGAGTATCTTTTCAATACAAAAAAACCAGGAGAGCTGGAAGCAATACTAGCTGGAATGGGGTCTATTGAAGTAGAGGCGTTAACCTATATAAGGGGAAGAAGCATACCAGATCAGTTCATCATCATTGATGAAGCGCAAAACTTAACAAAGCATGAAGTGAAAACGATTCTGACACGAGTGGGAGAAGGCAGTAAAATAGTACTCATGGGAGATCCGGAGCAAATTGACCATCCGTATCTTGATGCTTTCAATAATGGTTTGACATATGTAGTCGAAAGGTTTAAAGACCAGCAGATTGCAGGGCATGTCAAGCTTGTCAAAGGAGAGCGGTCTGGTTTAGCCCAATTGGCTGCAGACCTGCTGTAA
- a CDS encoding aminotransferase class I/II-fold pyridoxal phosphate-dependent enzyme produces MSQYETPLYHGLLEHAKKNPVQFHIPGHKKGNGMDPEFREFIGENALSIDLINIGPLDDLHQPKGIIKQAQKLAAEAFGADYTFFSVQGTSGAIMTMIMSVCGPGDKIIVPRNVHKSIMSAIVFAGAIPIFIHPEVDKELGISHGITVEAVQHALDLHPDAKGLLVINPTYFGIAADLKKIVDLAHSYNIPVLVDEAHGVHIHFHDELPMSAMQAGADIAATSVHKLGGSMTQSSILNMRGNLVNYKRVQAIMSMLTTTSTSYLLLASLDVARKRLATEGKKLLDNTIELAQNIRRRVNEIEHLYCLGEDIVGSSMAFDFDPTKLVISVKDLGLTGHDVEEWLRKHYNIEVEMSDLYNILCIITPGDTKKEADMLLHALNELSKECHSKAGKVEAKVMLPNIPLLAVTPRDAFYSETELVDFNDSVGRVIAEFIMVYPPGIPIFIPGEIITEDNLEYIRRNMEAGLPVQGPEDYDFKKLRVIKEHKAIR; encoded by the coding sequence TTGTCACAATACGAAACACCGTTATACCACGGTTTATTGGAACATGCAAAAAAAAATCCTGTTCAATTTCATATTCCTGGACATAAGAAGGGAAATGGAATGGACCCAGAGTTTAGAGAGTTTATTGGAGAAAATGCCCTCTCCATCGATTTAATAAACATTGGTCCACTTGATGATCTTCATCAACCGAAAGGAATTATTAAACAAGCGCAAAAATTGGCAGCGGAAGCATTTGGTGCTGATTATACCTTTTTCTCGGTACAAGGAACCAGCGGCGCCATTATGACCATGATTATGAGCGTTTGTGGTCCAGGAGATAAGATAATCGTACCAAGAAATGTTCATAAATCTATTATGTCTGCCATTGTTTTTGCTGGTGCTATTCCAATATTCATCCACCCAGAAGTGGATAAAGAGCTTGGCATTTCGCATGGTATAACAGTGGAAGCTGTTCAGCATGCCCTAGATTTACATCCAGATGCAAAAGGTTTATTAGTAATAAATCCTACTTACTTTGGCATAGCTGCAGACTTAAAAAAAATTGTGGATTTAGCCCATTCTTATAATATACCAGTCCTCGTCGATGAGGCTCATGGTGTGCATATACACTTCCATGACGAGCTGCCAATGTCAGCAATGCAGGCAGGCGCAGATATTGCAGCAACCAGCGTTCATAAGCTAGGTGGTTCGATGACGCAAAGCTCCATTTTGAATATGAGGGGCAATCTTGTTAATTATAAACGCGTCCAAGCGATTATGAGCATGCTGACTACAACGAGCACATCATACTTATTGCTCGCATCATTAGATGTAGCAAGAAAACGTTTAGCAACAGAAGGAAAAAAACTTCTTGATAATACGATTGAGCTTGCCCAAAACATTCGCAGACGAGTGAATGAAATCGAACATCTTTATTGCTTAGGTGAAGATATCGTTGGTTCATCTATGGCCTTCGACTTTGATCCGACTAAACTAGTTATTTCTGTGAAGGATTTAGGCTTAACAGGCCATGATGTGGAAGAATGGCTGCGTAAGCATTATAATATTGAAGTAGAGATGTCTGATTTATATAATATCCTTTGTATTATTACACCAGGAGATACAAAAAAAGAAGCAGACATGCTCCTTCATGCATTAAATGAACTGTCCAAAGAATGTCATAGTAAAGCAGGCAAGGTAGAAGCAAAAGTAATGCTTCCTAATATACCGTTGCTTGCCGTCACTCCTCGTGATGCGTTCTATTCGGAAACAGAGCTTGTTGATTTTAATGACTCTGTTGGAAGAGTTATTGCTGAATTCATCATGGTCTATCCACCGGGAATTCCTATTTTCATTCCTGGAGAAATTATTACAGAGGACAATCTGGAATACATTCGCAGGAATATGGAAGCAGGACTACCTGTGCAAGGTCCTGAGGATTATGATTTCAAAAAACTGCGCGTTATTAAAGAACATAAAGCTATCCGCTAA
- a CDS encoding YhcN/YlaJ family sporulation lipoprotein — MKKSILCTCLVLLLAGCAANGNRDAQTDNDLADVKNSTIDDVNRKSGQEISERLVNLATSIPNVNDATAVVIGRYAIVGIDINSNLDRSEVGSIKYAVAESLKNDPNGANAMIVADPDINARLAEIAEDIQDGEPVQGIFNELADITGRIIPELPADILNNDPGSNLKTPDNKLNENEKNQLKKDQDEQSNNHLKD; from the coding sequence ATGAAAAAAAGCATTTTATGTACTTGTCTTGTACTATTGCTTGCTGGCTGTGCCGCTAACGGTAATCGTGATGCACAAACAGACAACGATCTAGCGGACGTTAAAAACTCAACGATAGATGATGTAAATCGAAAATCCGGCCAAGAAATTTCCGAGCGTCTTGTAAATTTAGCAACAAGCATTCCTAATGTGAATGATGCCACAGCCGTAGTAATAGGAAGATATGCTATTGTCGGAATTGATATAAATTCTAACTTAGACCGATCAGAGGTTGGCTCCATTAAGTATGCTGTAGCAGAAAGCCTTAAAAACGACCCAAATGGCGCAAATGCGATGATTGTTGCAGATCCTGATATCAATGCGCGCCTAGCAGAAATTGCCGAAGACATCCAGGACGGTGAACCAGTACAAGGCATATTCAATGAACTCGCCGACATTACCGGCAGAATTATCCCAGAATTACCAGCAGATATCCTGAATAACGACCCAGGCAGCAATCTGAAAACACCTGACAATAAACTGAACGAAAACGAAAAGAATCAGCTCAAAAAAGACCAAGACGAACAATCAAACAATCACTTGAAAGACTAA
- a CDS encoding YlaI family protein codes for MRVKCVICDKIEDIEENSFQAKRLRNRPIHTYMCKECETRITENTQKRIDSGKFVLYRSKIKEEEW; via the coding sequence TTGAGAGTGAAATGTGTAATATGCGACAAAATCGAAGATATTGAAGAAAACTCCTTTCAAGCAAAAAGACTAAGAAACAGACCCATTCACACATATATGTGCAAAGAATGCGAAACAAGAATAACCGAAAACACACAAAAACGAATCGACTCCGGAAAATTCGTACTCTACAGAAGCAAAATAAAAGAAGAAGAATGGTAA
- a CDS encoding YlaN family protein, with amino-acid sequence MTSDMIINHKEKANALLKADADKILKLIKVQMDNLTMPQCPLYEEVLDTQMFGLSKEIDFAIRLGLVEESVGKKILDELEKELSVLHEASIRK; translated from the coding sequence TTGACTTCTGATATGATCATAAACCATAAAGAGAAAGCAAATGCACTGTTAAAAGCAGATGCTGACAAAATACTAAAGCTTATAAAAGTTCAAATGGATAACTTAACAATGCCGCAATGTCCTTTATATGAAGAAGTTCTGGATACACAAATGTTTGGATTATCCAAGGAGATAGATTTTGCTATTCGGTTAGGGTTAGTGGAAGAAAGCGTCGGCAAGAAGATACTAGACGAATTAGAAAAAGAACTCTCAGTATTACATGAAGCGTCTATAAGAAAATAA